The window TGGGTCACGCCGCCTCGATCAATGTCCGCAAGGTCTTGTGGACCCTGGACGAGCTGGGCCTGGCTCATCAGCGCGAGGACTGGGGCGCGAGCTTTGCCCCCACCCGCCAGCCTGACTTCCTGGCCCTCAATCCCAATGGCCTGATCCCGGTTCTGGTCGACGATCTGGGGTCGCTCTGGGAGAGCAACACCATCTGCCGCTATCTGGCCCAGCGCCATGGCGGCGGCACCCTGCTGCCGCCTGCAGCCCGGGATCGGGCCCTGATCGAGCAATGGATGGACTGGCAGGCGACCGAACTCAACGGCGCCTGGCGCTATGCCTTCCTGGCCCTGGTCCGCAAGACACCCGGCTTTGACGATCCGGCCGCGATCGCCGCCAGCATCACGACCTGGAACGCGGCCATGACCCTGCTGGACCGCCAACTCGCGACCACCGGGGCCTATGCGGCCGGCGAGACCTTCAGCCTGGCTGATGTGGTGCTGGGCCTGTCCACCCATCGCTGGCTGATGACGCCGATCGATCATGCCGACCTGCCGGCCGTCCGCGCCTATTATGACCGCCTGCGCGCGCGGGCCGCGTTCCCGCCCCATGCCCGGGCGGATGTGCCCTAGGCCCCAAGGGCCCTTTCGCGCGACGCCTTGCGGGGCCCGCCTTCGTCCTTCGACAGGCTCGGGATGAGGGCGAGTTTCGCGTCGGGGCCGTCGAGCACCTCATCCTGAGCTTGTCGCAGGACGAGGTTCTCACACTGCTGCAAGGGTTTAGCCGGGCTTGCGGAACTTCAGGATGAACTGGTCGGTCTTGCCGCGAATGACCGGGTCGAAGACATTGGCGGTATGAGGATCGGCGGCATCGCGCAGGATCGGACTTTCGGCCTCCAGCTTGAAACCCGCCGCCTCGACCTCGGCCCGGACATCGGCGACATCGATACGGTGCAGGGTGTCGGCGACAGCCAGACCCGCCCCGCTGGCGGCGGCATGGTCGACGATCAGGAAGACCCCGCCCGGCTTCAGCGACTTGAAGACCTCGGCATTGACCGTCGCGGCCGTGGCGGTCGGGAACGGCTTCAGATGCAGGTCGTGATAGTTCTGGACCGTGATCACCAGGTCCAGATTGTCGGGCAGGTCCAGGGCGATGACGCTGCCGTCCAGCGGCTTGGCATTGGGCAGGGCCGCCGATACCGCCTTGAGGCTTTCGCCATACTTGGCCTGGAAGCGGATGAACTCGGCCGGCTGATAGGCATAGACCGTGCCCGAGGGGCCGACCGCGCCGGACAGGATGCGGGTGAAATAGCCGCCGCCCATGATGAAATCGACGACCGTGTCGCCGGGCTTGACCCCGGCAAAGGCCAGGATCTCGCCGGGATGGCGGGCCGCATCGCGGGCACTGTCCTCGGCCGGGCGAGCCGGACTGGCGAGGGCGGC of the Caulobacter henricii genome contains:
- a CDS encoding glutathione S-transferase family protein; its protein translation is MRVLGHAASINVRKVLWTLDELGLAHQREDWGASFAPTRQPDFLALNPNGLIPVLVDDLGSLWESNTICRYLAQRHGGGTLLPPAARDRALIEQWMDWQATELNGAWRYAFLALVRKTPGFDDPAAIAASITTWNAAMTLLDRQLATTGAYAAGETFSLADVVLGLSTHRWLMTPIDHADLPAVRAYYDRLRARAAFPPHARADVP
- a CDS encoding class I SAM-dependent methyltransferase, producing MIRLPMASAVAALAFVAFGGTAFAQVPASITAALASPARPAEDSARDAARHPGEILAFAGVKPGDTVVDFIMGGGYFTRILSGAVGPSGTVYAYQPAEFIRFQAKYGESLKAVSAALPNAKPLDGSVIALDLPDNLDLVITVQNYHDLHLKPFPTATAATVNAEVFKSLKPGGVFLIVDHAAASGAGLAVADTLHRIDVADVRAEVEAAGFKLEAESPILRDAADPHTANVFDPVIRGKTDQFILKFRKPG